The Ignatzschineria rhizosphaerae genome contains a region encoding:
- a CDS encoding DUF2726 domain-containing protein: MPKKTIIEDRPTPASWYQSVSGLFTPAEQLFLSSLEIALDGVPVKIYGKVRIADIIKVRPGLERGDYSGAFSKIRSKHVDFVLAHPLTTAPLLVIELDDSTHDQHERKVRDAFVDEAMYQAKIPILHVPLRKRYHEQNLRAQIVDILRENHDYRFQDM, from the coding sequence ATGCCTAAAAAAACCATTATTGAAGATAGGCCAACGCCGGCTTCTTGGTATCAATCTGTATCAGGGCTCTTTACTCCAGCCGAACAGTTATTTCTCTCAAGCTTAGAGATTGCACTTGATGGCGTACCTGTAAAGATCTATGGAAAAGTGCGCATTGCCGATATTATTAAAGTAAGACCGGGGCTTGAAAGAGGCGATTATTCCGGCGCTTTTAGTAAAATCCGCTCTAAACATGTGGATTTTGTCCTTGCTCATCCTTTAACAACCGCCCCCCTTTTAGTGATTGAGCTTGATGATAGCACCCATGATCAACATGAACGAAAAGTTCGTGATGCCTTTGTCGATGAAGCAATGTACCAAGCGAAAATTCCCATTTTGCATGTTCCCCTTCGTAAACGCTATCATGAACAAAATCTTCGAGCGCAGATTGTCGATATCTTAAGAGAGAATCATGATTATCGCTTCCAAGATATGTAA
- the grxD gene encoding Grx4 family monothiol glutaredoxin — translation MTEKATLEKIHSQVTENPVVIYMKGSPQFPMCGFSSRAAQALADTGLPFSFVNVMDDSQIFEHLPKYADWPTFPQIYIGGELIGGCDIVLELAERNSLKQMMNDAIENQA, via the coding sequence ATGACAGAAAAAGCAACACTTGAGAAGATCCATAGCCAAGTAACCGAGAATCCTGTAGTAATTTACATGAAAGGAAGCCCACAATTTCCTATGTGTGGATTCTCAAGCAGAGCTGCTCAAGCGCTTGCCGATACAGGCCTACCTTTCTCATTTGTAAACGTGATGGATGATTCTCAAATTTTTGAACATCTTCCAAAATATGCAGATTGGCCAACATTCCCACAAATCTACATCGGTGGGGAATTAATCGGCGGCTGTGACATTGTTTTAGAATTAGCAGAGCGCAATAGCCTAAAACAGATGATGAATGATGCAATTGAAAACCAAGCATAA
- the upp gene encoding uracil phosphoribosyltransferase: MNVFEIKHPLVAHKIGKMRKAEISTKDFRELASELAQLLAYEATKDLETETRTIQGWAGDVEVEQIKGKKVTIVPILRAGIGMQQGVLELIPGARVSVVGFERDPETLEAVPYYQKLTTHMEDRTALIIDPMLATGGTAIAAIDLLKQAGCKKIKALFLVAAPEGIAKLHAKHPDVDIYTASVDNCLNEDAYILPGLGDAGDKIFGTVEEA, from the coding sequence ATGAATGTCTTTGAGATAAAACACCCACTCGTTGCCCATAAAATCGGTAAAATGAGAAAAGCTGAAATCTCAACAAAAGATTTTAGAGAGCTTGCATCTGAGCTTGCACAACTACTTGCTTATGAAGCAACTAAAGATCTAGAAACTGAAACACGAACCATTCAAGGATGGGCGGGCGATGTTGAAGTAGAACAGATTAAAGGTAAAAAAGTCACGATCGTCCCTATTTTAAGAGCCGGTATCGGTATGCAACAAGGGGTTTTAGAGTTAATCCCTGGTGCTCGTGTTTCTGTCGTGGGTTTTGAAAGAGATCCTGAGACTTTAGAAGCAGTACCTTACTATCAAAAACTCACAACTCACATGGAAGATCGCACCGCATTAATTATCGATCCCATGCTTGCAACTGGTGGCACAGCAATTGCAGCAATCGATCTTTTAAAACAAGCGGGCTGTAAAAAAATTAAAGCCCTCTTTTTAGTGGCTGCGCCAGAAGGGATTGCAAAATTACATGCAAAACACCCTGATGTTGATATCTACACTGCCTCCGTTGATAACTGCCTAAATGAAGATGCTTATATTCTTCCAGGCCTTGGCGATGCCGGCGATAAAATTTTTGGAACTGTTGAAGAAGCATAA
- the mutT gene encoding 8-oxo-dGTP diphosphatase MutT, whose amino-acid sequence MTQIPKKIRVVAGIIWNEDQTQILLSQRKLTQDFSGLWEFPGGKVEEGEDDALALIRELQEELNITITTQEKALSFQYEYPAKTIDFVIFDVFKFKGTPKGAESQTIAWVDKDEIRKLKFPEANYKMLEYITKFS is encoded by the coding sequence ATGACTCAAATACCTAAAAAAATTCGTGTCGTTGCCGGCATTATTTGGAATGAAGACCAAACACAAATTCTGCTTAGCCAACGTAAATTAACGCAAGACTTTAGTGGCTTATGGGAGTTTCCTGGCGGTAAAGTTGAAGAGGGAGAAGATGATGCTTTAGCCCTTATTCGTGAACTGCAAGAAGAGCTTAATATTACAATCACAACACAAGAAAAAGCCCTCTCATTCCAATATGAATATCCGGCAAAAACTATTGATTTTGTAATTTTTGATGTCTTTAAATTTAAAGGAACCCCAAAAGGTGCTGAATCTCAAACCATCGCTTGGGTTGATAAAGATGAGATCAGAAAACTCAAATTCCCAGAAGCGAATTATAAGATGTTAGAATATATTACAAAGTTTTCATAA
- a CDS encoding saccharopine dehydrogenase family protein, with protein MGGVMKLVILGAGNIATETAQLVRAKFADIKIVIADINLERAKIVADALKGSAIAFDASDKESIKTAIKGADLVFNAVGPFYRYGLRIIKTVIECGINYIDVCDEYDVTVSLAQDMALNQAAKDAEVFALFGMGFSPGISNLVAKWAYDLLDTTYDIEIASVIAYVPTMGMTVNDHMLHSMSGDVPQYVGGKVQYFPAWSGQKEFTFKEENGRYQIGYMGHPEGVTLGIFLEDVKNASIRFRWRQDEGNEIWQSFNRLGLSAFEVSESLPLAPRQYLARFMGSNIGIASLSLQDEAMSNKTMFQVIAKGEKLGQSCTVIIEYHGTNDAGDPTPYAAAAAISEALNGKITAKGLIPPEIAINQAERVAREVLSAVGNRVYFTEKIEAQII; from the coding sequence ATGGGAGGGGTTATGAAGTTGGTTATTTTAGGGGCGGGAAATATCGCAACAGAAACAGCGCAATTAGTAAGGGCGAAGTTTGCCGATATAAAGATCGTTATTGCAGATATTAATTTGGAGCGGGCAAAAATAGTAGCAGATGCATTAAAGGGAAGCGCAATAGCTTTTGATGCTAGTGATAAAGAGAGCATTAAAACAGCGATCAAAGGGGCTGATTTAGTCTTTAATGCGGTAGGTCCTTTTTATCGCTATGGCTTAAGGATCATAAAAACGGTGATAGAATGCGGGATCAACTATATTGATGTCTGTGATGAGTATGATGTGACCGTTTCGCTTGCACAAGATATGGCGCTAAATCAAGCGGCTAAAGATGCAGAGGTTTTTGCATTATTTGGCATGGGGTTTTCGCCAGGAATCTCTAATTTAGTTGCTAAATGGGCATATGATCTGCTAGATACCACCTATGATATTGAGATTGCGAGCGTTATTGCTTATGTGCCGACAATGGGAATGACCGTTAATGATCACATGCTTCACTCAATGTCTGGTGATGTACCCCAATATGTGGGAGGCAAGGTGCAATATTTTCCTGCATGGTCAGGTCAGAAAGAGTTTACCTTTAAAGAAGAAAATGGTCGTTATCAGATTGGTTATATGGGGCATCCTGAAGGAGTGACTTTAGGCATTTTTTTAGAAGATGTGAAGAATGCCTCAATCCGTTTTCGCTGGCGACAAGATGAGGGGAATGAGATTTGGCAATCATTCAACCGCTTAGGTTTGAGCGCTTTTGAAGTTTCAGAGTCTCTTCCTTTAGCGCCACGACAATATTTAGCGCGATTTATGGGAAGCAATATTGGAATCGCATCGCTCTCTTTGCAAGATGAAGCGATGAGTAATAAGACGATGTTTCAAGTAATTGCTAAAGGAGAGAAGTTAGGACAATCCTGTACGGTGATTATTGAATATCATGGTACTAATGATGCCGGAGACCCAACACCTTATGCAGCGGCTGCTGCAATTAGTGAAGCATTAAATGGGAAGATTACGGCAAAAGGCTTAATTCCACCAGAGATTGCCATTAACCAAGCAGAAAGAGTGGCAAGGGAAGTATTATCTGCGGTGGGAAATCGAGTCTATTTTACAGAAAAGATAGAAGCGCAGATTATTTAG
- a CDS encoding lytic transglycosylase domain-containing protein, with amino-acid sequence MILFLNKMPLKPLSILLGTLLTLSQITIASEANEQQWFQIGKQAIIKKDWETYQSSREKLLDSSLLPYLEFYYYQERIEESDPQEVLEFADKYANEPFANTLKIVLFKDRERKKNFQFILDNAQFANTLGLKCYLYNAQYQQSTLDLAEFQKSWENNLQLPSGCSTVEEFWLANNKDLSLIIKKIDELLLIGRTARAKQLITSLPQEQQTYYNYFIDLLNNPSNLLEVSTFYPEGKALYAKVLQKWSSQNSLQAGKGLNFAKQKDLLTKEDYITLRNRIAVFQAGRNDVVAPLEKILAIPADERDDQVIQWGFRLAAKRGDYPVALALLSGLSESALQEDVWRYWLGRTYAEVGDQEQAKHYYELIQNEPSFYGFLAADALQHNYDGITNIANEQGNLFTNGLNARFSMGLLLAKVNEEYFSRVKWREALNNSSKADQEAGSIAAFDEGFYNLSLQAAARARAAGGLPYRYPSAYVPIIEQYSDDFITKPIVLGLIRQESLFHEKAKSPASAHGLMQLLIPTAEKMSSTLNESERESLYEPDANIRYGVTYLRYLQESVGSCIPYILASYNAGPHNVKKWLPSEADSDIDIALWIETIPFYETRGYVKNVLSNAVIYHTLNKEPKRLSEYLNCRVPQDNIAQQ; translated from the coding sequence ATGATTCTTTTTTTGAATAAAATGCCTCTAAAGCCCCTTTCGATACTATTGGGCACACTTCTTACACTATCGCAGATAACGATTGCGTCTGAAGCCAATGAACAACAATGGTTTCAAATCGGAAAACAAGCAATTATCAAAAAAGATTGGGAAACCTATCAATCTTCACGAGAAAAACTCCTTGATTCAAGCCTTCTACCCTACCTTGAGTTTTACTACTATCAAGAACGTATTGAAGAGAGTGATCCACAAGAGGTTTTAGAGTTTGCTGATAAATATGCCAATGAGCCCTTTGCCAACACCTTAAAGATTGTACTTTTTAAAGATCGAGAGCGTAAAAAGAATTTTCAATTCATCCTTGATAATGCTCAGTTTGCCAACACCCTTGGCTTAAAATGTTATCTCTATAATGCTCAATATCAACAATCAACGCTCGATCTTGCTGAATTTCAAAAATCTTGGGAAAATAACCTACAACTCCCTTCAGGTTGCAGCACTGTGGAAGAGTTTTGGCTAGCTAATAATAAAGATCTCTCCTTAATTATTAAAAAGATTGATGAACTACTACTGATAGGTAGAACCGCAAGAGCCAAGCAATTAATAACCTCTTTGCCGCAAGAGCAACAAACCTATTATAACTACTTTATCGACCTACTGAATAACCCTAGCAATTTGTTAGAAGTGTCGACCTTTTATCCAGAAGGCAAAGCACTTTATGCAAAAGTATTGCAAAAATGGTCAAGCCAAAACTCTTTACAAGCCGGCAAAGGCCTTAATTTTGCAAAGCAGAAAGATCTTTTAACAAAAGAAGATTACATCACACTTCGAAATCGTATTGCCGTTTTTCAAGCAGGGAGAAATGATGTTGTTGCACCGCTTGAAAAAATCCTCGCCATTCCTGCTGATGAAAGAGATGATCAAGTCATTCAATGGGGCTTTAGGCTTGCGGCAAAACGGGGAGATTATCCTGTTGCGCTAGCGCTTTTATCGGGACTCTCAGAAAGTGCATTACAAGAAGATGTCTGGCGTTATTGGTTAGGCAGAACTTATGCAGAAGTAGGCGATCAGGAGCAAGCTAAACACTATTATGAGCTTATTCAAAATGAGCCCTCTTTTTACGGCTTCTTAGCCGCTGATGCGCTGCAACACAATTACGATGGCATCACCAATATTGCCAATGAACAGGGAAATTTATTTACCAATGGCCTTAATGCTAGATTCTCCATGGGATTATTATTAGCAAAAGTCAATGAAGAGTACTTTAGCCGCGTTAAATGGCGTGAAGCACTCAACAATAGTAGTAAAGCCGATCAGGAGGCTGGGAGTATCGCCGCATTTGATGAAGGCTTTTATAACTTAAGCTTACAAGCAGCCGCAAGAGCAAGAGCGGCGGGTGGCTTACCTTACCGTTACCCTAGTGCATACGTTCCTATCATCGAGCAATATAGCGATGATTTCATTACAAAACCGATTGTTTTAGGCTTAATTCGCCAAGAGAGCCTATTTCATGAAAAAGCTAAATCTCCTGCTAGCGCCCATGGTTTAATGCAATTACTGATTCCCACTGCTGAAAAAATGTCCTCAACCCTCAATGAGAGTGAGCGAGAATCGCTTTATGAGCCAGATGCCAATATTCGCTATGGCGTCACTTATCTTCGTTATTTACAAGAGAGTGTTGGCAGCTGTATTCCTTATATTTTAGCAAGCTATAATGCCGGTCCTCACAATGTGAAGAAATGGCTTCCTAGCGAAGCTGATAGTGATATTGATATTGCGCTTTGGATCGAAACAATTCCCTTTTATGAAACTCGAGGCTATGTCAAAAATGTGCTTAGTAATGCGGTGATCTATCACACATTAAATAAAGAGCCTAAACGCTTATCAGAGTACCTCAATTGTAGAGTGCCTCAAGATAATATTGCTCAGCAATAA
- a CDS encoding CinA family nicotinamide mononucleotide deamidase-related protein produces MKAEIIVSGSELLLGQSIDTNGPWIARKLSEIGIDCHFKSTVGDNLNNMAETFSKAMTRADIILCTGGLGPTQDDITRDALAKALNLPLIYDEALAEKIREKFKARNRAMSDNNLRQAYYPENATILDAFPGTAPGIYLQHQGKHLFLMPGVPSEMKVMMEEDIIPLLTSLLPNIERIYTKTLRCWGKGESDISALLAEINDELDHLPNPKLSFLASGIEGIQVRFSAKTATESEAMTLIEPFATRAKALLGNLFFGEDDVSMEATVAKMLDQKTLTLGLYESFSEGMIATRLNEKSQTQYFFKGAWVESRERDLSVEAYKTKLYYIQTLSHADIVTTVHGEEISKNNLQLTLLLQHHDQLYEKSMIIPYFNHQAAVSFSVINLLNMVRLYLVGALESDDSTISP; encoded by the coding sequence ATGAAAGCAGAAATTATCGTCAGTGGCTCAGAGCTTCTTTTAGGACAATCAATTGATACCAATGGTCCTTGGATTGCTCGTAAACTCAGTGAGATTGGGATTGATTGCCACTTTAAATCAACGGTCGGCGATAATCTCAACAACATGGCAGAGACCTTTTCAAAAGCGATGACCCGTGCCGATATTATCCTTTGCACCGGTGGACTTGGCCCAACACAAGATGATATTACCCGAGATGCGCTCGCTAAAGCGCTCAATCTTCCTCTTATTTACGATGAAGCGCTTGCCGAAAAGATCCGTGAAAAATTTAAAGCACGGAATCGTGCGATGTCAGATAATAATCTAAGACAAGCTTATTACCCTGAAAATGCCACTATCTTAGATGCATTTCCCGGTACAGCGCCCGGTATTTACCTTCAGCATCAAGGAAAACATCTCTTTTTAATGCCGGGGGTTCCCTCTGAAATGAAGGTGATGATGGAGGAAGATATTATTCCGCTTCTTACCTCCCTACTGCCTAATATTGAGCGAATTTACACTAAAACGCTTCGCTGCTGGGGAAAAGGCGAATCAGATATCTCAGCACTTCTTGCGGAAATTAATGATGAACTGGATCATCTTCCTAACCCGAAACTCTCTTTTTTAGCTTCTGGAATTGAAGGTATTCAAGTACGTTTTTCTGCAAAAACAGCAACCGAATCAGAGGCAATGACGCTCATTGAGCCTTTTGCAACTCGGGCAAAAGCGCTACTTGGCAATCTCTTTTTTGGGGAAGATGATGTCAGTATGGAAGCTACCGTTGCAAAAATGCTCGATCAGAAAACGTTAACACTTGGACTTTATGAATCCTTTAGCGAAGGCATGATTGCAACGCGCCTGAATGAAAAGAGCCAAACCCAATACTTTTTTAAAGGTGCTTGGGTTGAAAGCCGGGAACGTGATCTCTCTGTTGAGGCTTATAAAACAAAGCTTTACTATATTCAAACACTAAGTCATGCAGATATTGTGACAACCGTTCATGGTGAAGAGATCTCAAAAAATAACCTTCAACTCACCCTTTTATTACAACACCACGATCAGCTTTATGAAAAATCAATGATTATTCCTTACTTTAATCATCAAGCTGCGGTAAGCTTCTCAGTGATTAATCTTCTAAATATGGTAAGACTCTATCTAGTTGGCGCTCTTGAATCTGACGACTCAACCATTTCCCCATAA
- a CDS encoding YiiD C-terminal domain-containing protein produces MELNHQDSSAVCEYLSQWLPREIPISASLGVIPIEWKEKTLKLHVPLENNRNHMYTGFGGSLYTSALLVGWSWLHLQLKALGHEKNLHIVIQQANIQYPKPMKEDGIAICRGVDEKAWVKFEKMFNKFGKGRLEIQTEVVVGSEVTTSFTGDFVAYMADKS; encoded by the coding sequence ATGGAACTTAATCATCAGGATTCAAGCGCGGTATGTGAATACTTAAGTCAGTGGTTACCAAGAGAGATCCCTATTAGCGCATCTTTAGGTGTCATCCCTATTGAATGGAAAGAGAAGACATTAAAGCTCCATGTTCCTCTTGAAAATAATCGTAATCATATGTACACAGGATTTGGAGGAAGCCTTTATACTTCAGCACTTTTAGTGGGTTGGAGCTGGTTGCATCTTCAGCTAAAAGCACTTGGTCATGAGAAGAATCTTCATATAGTGATTCAACAAGCAAATATCCAATATCCTAAACCGATGAAGGAAGATGGAATCGCAATTTGCCGCGGTGTGGATGAAAAAGCTTGGGTAAAATTTGAAAAGATGTTTAATAAATTTGGTAAAGGTCGCCTAGAAATTCAAACAGAAGTGGTTGTGGGTAGTGAAGTGACAACTAGTTTTACTGGAGATTTTGTTGCTTATATGGCTGATAAATCTTAA
- a CDS encoding carboxymuconolactone decarboxylase family protein, producing the protein MAIDTIKDMLPAYAKDMRLNFSTVLTEAGAPGLTEKQIAAIAVSVALSTKCKVLVEQMEKFAQDFLTEEEYQGAQIATSIMSMNNIYYRFTHLVSNDEYTKLPARLRMNQMANPGIDKVTFELASIAVSAVNGCGMCVDSHEKNLRELGVSSQGIQSAVRIAAVLFSVSVSLAN; encoded by the coding sequence ATGGCTATTGATACAATCAAAGATATGTTACCGGCTTATGCAAAAGATATGCGTCTTAACTTCTCAACAGTATTAACGGAAGCAGGCGCGCCGGGCCTTACAGAGAAACAAATTGCAGCAATTGCTGTATCTGTTGCACTTAGCACAAAATGCAAAGTACTCGTTGAGCAGATGGAAAAATTTGCACAAGACTTCTTAACAGAAGAAGAGTATCAAGGTGCTCAAATTGCAACGAGCATCATGAGCATGAATAACATCTACTATCGTTTTACACACTTAGTATCTAACGATGAATATACAAAATTACCAGCACGCCTTCGTATGAACCAAATGGCAAATCCTGGGATTGATAAAGTAACTTTCGAACTTGCTTCAATCGCTGTATCTGCTGTTAACGGTTGTGGTATGTGTGTTGACTCACATGAGAAGAACCTTCGTGAACTAGGAGTTTCTTCACAAGGCATTCAATCAGCTGTACGTATTGCGGCGGTACTCTTCTCAGTAAGTGTTTCTTTAGCAAACTAA
- a CDS encoding glutamate-5-semialdehyde dehydrogenase, with protein MLNYWQTVGENARCASEKLRLADSGKKNALLEALYQEILDHRDAIKTENTKDLENAKSKNFDAAFIDRLTLNDARITDMANGVKEMVLLPDPIGEITDLKTRPSGIQVGKMRVPLGVIAIIYESRPNVTIDAAALCLKSGNAAVLRGGSEAFYTNQYLATLLANALKKVDLPAEAVQIINTTDREIVDLMVTSPQYIDVVIPRGGKSLVERINNQATVPVIKHLDGVCHTYVDIDADLTKAYHVVDNAKTQRYAPCNTMETLLLNEKILKKFLPEMATILVEKGVEIRACEKSLAILKTENIPAIIATEEDWHAEYLAPILAVKAVKDMDEAINHINHYGSHHTDVILTENYSKAMHFLRAVDSACVMINASSRFCDGFEFGLGAEIGISTDKIHVRGPVGLEGLTSQKYIVLGHGEGRQ; from the coding sequence ATGTTAAATTATTGGCAAACTGTCGGAGAGAATGCACGTTGTGCCTCTGAGAAATTACGCCTTGCTGATTCTGGGAAGAAAAACGCACTCCTTGAAGCGCTCTATCAAGAAATTTTAGATCATCGAGATGCTATTAAAACAGAAAATACTAAAGATCTTGAAAATGCGAAATCTAAAAACTTTGATGCGGCATTTATTGACCGCTTAACTCTCAATGATGCTCGCATTACAGATATGGCAAATGGCGTCAAAGAGATGGTTTTACTCCCCGACCCTATCGGTGAAATCACCGATCTTAAAACCCGCCCTTCAGGCATTCAAGTCGGAAAAATGCGCGTACCGCTTGGGGTTATTGCCATTATTTATGAATCACGCCCTAATGTCACGATTGATGCCGCAGCGCTCTGCTTAAAATCTGGAAATGCCGCCGTTTTACGAGGCGGAAGTGAAGCTTTTTATACCAATCAATATTTAGCAACACTACTTGCTAATGCGCTAAAAAAAGTGGATCTGCCGGCAGAAGCTGTCCAAATTATTAATACGACAGATCGTGAGATTGTTGATCTCATGGTGACATCACCACAATATATCGATGTGGTCATTCCTCGTGGTGGGAAATCTCTTGTGGAGAGAATTAATAATCAGGCAACTGTGCCCGTCATTAAACATCTCGATGGCGTTTGTCACACTTATGTGGATATTGATGCCGATCTTACCAAAGCATATCATGTTGTAGATAATGCCAAAACACAGCGTTACGCACCTTGTAACACTATGGAAACATTACTTCTTAATGAGAAGATTCTTAAAAAATTCCTACCTGAAATGGCAACTATTTTAGTAGAAAAAGGGGTTGAGATTCGGGCTTGTGAGAAATCCTTAGCGATTTTAAAAACTGAAAATATCCCCGCGATTATTGCCACAGAAGAAGATTGGCATGCAGAATATTTAGCACCAATATTAGCGGTTAAAGCCGTGAAAGATATGGATGAAGCAATCAATCATATCAATCACTACGGATCGCATCATACCGATGTGATTTTAACGGAGAACTATTCTAAAGCCATGCATTTCTTAAGAGCTGTTGACTCAGCTTGTGTCATGATCAATGCTTCATCGCGTTTTTGTGATGGCTTTGAATTTGGCTTAGGGGCAGAGATTGGCATCTCAACAGATAAGATCCATGTTCGGGGGCCTGTTGGGCTTGAAGGATTAACTTCACAAAAATATATCGTTCTTGGCCATGGAGAAGGACGACAATAA
- a CDS encoding glycerol-3-phosphate dehydrogenase/oxidase, translating to MSLASLYRREIFQSFKKNHYDLVIIGGGITGAGIALDAVSRGMKVALLEKRDFAFGASSRSTKMIHGGLRYLQKFQLKNVTRTGKERAMVYENAPHVIHRERMILPIHKGGSLGRFTTSIGLKFYDYLADVKSDERRKMLSVKETLAKVPALKKEGLRGAGEYVEYRADDARMTLEMIKKAVELGADCLNYSEVIGFNQDNQGFVEAAVIRDSATNNMHIVEGTVILNAAGGWRFEVSDLAQETDGHSLMLIKGAHLVFDQAQFPLQDALYFDTGEDKKMVFAVPRDGKTYVGVSSAVYEGDPIYPTVSITDQHYLISAINEMFPKLNITAEMIESSWAGISPVVKDKSSSKAKKPLLETAKNGLISVTTGKLTGYRELAQAVVDEIASHLKTKKNQEFAQCQTMMLPFSGGDVGGSEAFESFIEASIERGVAANLAPEEARELARIYGSNVDLLFEIAAKASPDEMLGLPLMVYVRLMYGLLYESVMTPSDFFVRRTSALYFNIQWVKAHQVAVVRFMARYFSWTVDQVKQYNTALEQALYHATHAVEDERVVKLTQKTEALIEAPSKNNEVL from the coding sequence ATGAGTCTTGCATCATTGTATCGCCGAGAAATTTTTCAATCTTTTAAAAAAAATCATTATGATTTAGTGATTATCGGGGGCGGTATTACAGGCGCTGGGATTGCATTAGATGCTGTGAGCCGTGGAATGAAGGTTGCACTGTTAGAAAAGCGTGATTTTGCCTTTGGCGCAAGTAGCCGTTCTACAAAGATGATTCATGGTGGTCTGCGCTATTTGCAGAAATTTCAGCTCAAAAATGTGACTCGAACCGGTAAAGAGCGAGCTATGGTTTATGAGAATGCGCCTCACGTTATTCATCGTGAAAGGATGATACTGCCTATTCATAAAGGAGGTTCATTAGGGCGCTTTACAACCTCAATTGGCCTTAAGTTTTATGATTATCTTGCAGATGTAAAGAGTGATGAGCGCCGGAAGATGTTAAGTGTTAAAGAGACCTTAGCTAAAGTGCCGGCTTTAAAAAAAGAGGGGCTTCGAGGCGCAGGGGAATATGTTGAATATCGCGCTGATGATGCCAGAATGACATTAGAGATGATTAAAAAAGCGGTAGAGTTAGGTGCAGATTGTCTCAATTATAGTGAAGTAATAGGATTTAATCAGGATAATCAAGGCTTTGTAGAGGCTGCTGTGATTAGAGATAGTGCCACTAATAATATGCATATTGTTGAAGGCACTGTGATTTTAAATGCAGCAGGCGGTTGGCGTTTTGAGGTAAGTGATTTAGCGCAAGAGACAGATGGTCACTCATTGATGTTGATTAAGGGCGCACATTTAGTCTTTGATCAAGCGCAGTTTCCTCTTCAAGATGCCCTCTATTTTGATACGGGTGAAGATAAAAAAATGGTATTTGCAGTACCGCGTGATGGTAAGACTTATGTGGGCGTTAGTAGCGCGGTGTATGAGGGAGATCCCATTTATCCCACTGTTTCAATCACCGATCAGCATTATCTAATTTCTGCCATTAATGAGATGTTTCCAAAGCTTAATATTACAGCTGAGATGATTGAATCTTCTTGGGCAGGGATATCGCCTGTTGTGAAGGATAAGTCCTCCTCAAAAGCTAAAAAGCCACTCTTAGAAACTGCTAAAAATGGTTTAATCTCTGTAACAACAGGTAAACTAACGGGATACAGGGAGTTAGCACAAGCGGTAGTCGATGAGATTGCTAGTCATTTAAAGACTAAGAAAAATCAAGAATTTGCACAATGTCAGACGATGATGCTCCCATTTTCTGGGGGAGATGTGGGAGGCAGCGAAGCTTTTGAATCTTTTATTGAGGCCTCAATTGAAAGAGGCGTTGCAGCTAATTTAGCGCCCGAAGAAGCAAGAGAGTTAGCCCGTATTTATGGCTCTAACGTAGATCTTCTTTTTGAGATCGCCGCTAAGGCAAGCCCGGATGAGATGTTAGGGTTACCATTAATGGTGTATGTCCGCTTAATGTATGGTTTATTGTATGAAAGCGTGATGACTCCTTCAGATTTTTTTGTAAGACGCACCAGCGCACTCTATTTCAATATTCAATGGGTAAAAGCGCACCAAGTGGCTGTAGTAAGATTTATGGCGCGATATTTCAGCTGGACGGTCGATCAGGTCAAACAATATAATACTGCTCTTGAACAAGCGCTCTACCATGCAACGCATGCTGTTGAAGATGAGAGAGTGGTAAAATTAACCCAAAAAACAGAAGCTTTGATAGAGGCGCCTTCTAAGAACAATGAGGTATTGTAA
- a CDS encoding GIY-YIG nuclease family protein — MTDLTAEKHFFYVLQCQDNTFYAGYTIDLERRLLEHNEGNGAKYTKPQKRRPVIMIHTESFVTRSEAMKQEYAFKQLTRKQKEQYLQDHSIP, encoded by the coding sequence ATGACTGATCTAACTGCTGAAAAACACTTTTTCTATGTCCTTCAATGCCAAGATAATACCTTTTATGCAGGTTATACCATTGATCTTGAAAGAAGACTTCTAGAGCATAATGAAGGCAATGGCGCTAAATACACAAAGCCTCAAAAACGCCGTCCTGTTATCATGATTCATACAGAATCTTTTGTGACAAGAAGTGAAGCAATGAAGCAAGAGTATGCTTTTAAACAACTCACACGAAAACAAAAAGAGCAATATTTACAAGATCACTCTATTCCTTAG